The Lagopus muta isolate bLagMut1 chromosome 4, bLagMut1 primary, whole genome shotgun sequence genome has a window encoding:
- the ALMS1 gene encoding Alstrom syndrome protein 1 isoform X3 — protein sequence MEPGEEVEDEEEEEQRVPPIATTPPRRTWREESLSQSSSETQASAASGISLGEAIRQRTAAHQEIDSWYQLPAEVDASRLTAASETKLGLASDRNDLTEFPTLEEGMLPSAETSRRQHPEDTMHGLLLGMQDSQFSPCLPLLMYSTPGQRILDETLFQQSERDFIHLRGVPDVSGASEQHSDPLHIPEAAWLTDVDAPSDCCSLSQHPLSFQQAEPSDASYLSQQTSRSSEPLMNKEASEDCKNDINERASIPQMGDKAVNQMEASLVKQTCVTSTEDDCFICDNNVLAPVFELSEKEKELLRRDEFSSSENSSCKTALTKNSGKGEREMQMEKVKMAESESEGCLRHPERLEKEKVPELGSSQALSDDLKKDSGKSSGTQDVFSAKTSEIAGESRGRRVDLSDFGSMKFVAVPNEVQGAFLDREEKQGLREEELSPIVPSTSDSAPKQPVVTSMESPPSCSENAQVEMEPGVHKAELTISDVSIERGHKVTDISPSLNCIVDDGSFFRHFSHPSYQSTPGILLNKNVRAEVGARVIKSDVRASPLCLNEDNSGKSSTSTPTSVEKQRSLQCAQKENNKHLDSLKLRYPHTGRIQSLPSLNFMEKVGTWNLSQPKNMPDVLALSDQGVISHRKKAYSAIASSANNILSMQNSSRNPEDYIAAPSGGTHSLENIHFHDKISEPVHPLPRSQSDNSVNVASRNNSQTDVVQPVNTEAMQPLEEKSNVSGVPENKLGGSLIHQLTAEIASGSVDKGSSVEQTSYPDAFISSERVARLIKEDGNSPTGEQEKWDGLENPKLPRNLDVGHVGVDNCGDISPDSLNLPAAHSGESSHRASGSPGCSSVVSKHFFTSAEDDNFISVRATAVLETPEKGELNIEERIPIYLRNLGIDQSPGTILTPFVPRGPMREVEFSPSDLRTLKGSTDTLTRTIQQPPGELLAAVDVTQTSFNSGTSTVSISIPMNSETGSDTFSPRELSPRFSLPFGEKPMSQCTVSCHKVEVTAPRSMQVETECSAVSKLAEPSQHLQTVSLDCHSNRESPVLVAKSVQDLLAKKEWKDVNGSSQRWTVSSLAGVQDEKERGSQTSSAGSEKNEGQESDSVIGSRALQEIRKLLAEAESIAGSWPDPVFSNASSRETESSPVQIEKEDGTKDSDLVKDRVPQFQKVVSWAESMKQSSIQEGSIPKPLNSCKDDLKWECSFDASLCSCEGVVEMTEEFRTGKSVGRSEPEGCSSVTTDRNQPAVVAVARSSANSELSTERPSELENPSPSEPRGSVINVPGSFQNELSKANVAVSTAGGIQQSSGSSSGDSLAARVKNLLGNPLMPVGSTADISGGFQSMMSKTSAAGSKAEGVQESDGSSSGDSLVARVKNLLGNPSETSGSTTNVPGGFQSMLSKTSAAGSKAGGVQESDGSSSADSLSARVKSLLRNGSSLVPATPILRSDDEEERKARAWVKLKLASRSEEAALDLNEEDRQRIEEIKAELLLSAKRSGQAKGKWSYISEATSLYSCNQEADKEHSRASSDKRFHSDSHTQALGTKEILKPSLQHVVPLYRAELSDCCSLKNTQLKSLSTAEPPTCRQVASSHSGCVGLHLPLQKQQDTRVRSFTAASDAQTEKVPSPAQKQLSFPECSEEMSKQITSITFSSRRRFQSPLTSVVLDGFFSGDDLDEIMPLETDSATAEEQSHGKKHWERSEICPPSSPALAGSPSDEIAFPADKDTIRDVSPDGNRDGAYQETDCLSDRKSVAVYADERQTPSAKNLDALSQDVTELGRHGARLLGLDCDRKFSQGMKGLHEPHSISSYQQEKSSPTSHVQLCESLEGSDPATQTDLPKDRGKLLEEEKSPSDAVPLIQKEVAGEQTGASQHSSPDEILSTTSPSSPIKKVLSCVHITLSPKCNNSEPHRDLNTESEMRLGDKLEVNSQPVPLKSPKTLLEAVSKLPTAELIPEDQRCSSFPVPSAEPCLAFSSVPSTAGQEVPLHGSEKLQAVNSGGCSLKNICNCTDPAKSRKSTSDATTQITESPGKTTFSAEIYVNSQDPESSAHRSSIQKAKEFPQNTTSSLNRTSSFPRQGAGQPLLLPYKPSGSTEMYYVPYQKTGAKISSLGSEKSGSNDALPSGLPADVLGVQDDKPPGTTAIKHKEGVCCKRAKPKLAWAEEQMTAQEGAPGSHHLKSVNTTQSVFKSAQFYLHHPVPLLSHSELSEDSSGVGHTGISSSTVLQNWRKAHRQRCVLSAHRKKDGDREFFPLVAEADHSKNEDLNIDTSLSNETPREELLQRGGREAEQMAARSQTSHLCENVVKDLPVRQRTHSAGSLDELWVQFLERQKRYQQQDFRRKGELSLVERLDRLARVLQNPIRYTLTPAKPERNASEKPREVKEQEKTRVLEKSVPESTLEPHAARVKGRPRISCRERSFVELRKNRSGEKVPCHTNEISEHQQYLDTSSDTCSERRLSKELCTTISSTISESDAVTQTDIETTTQTEVSSSVSTIDTARLVRAFGHRRVQLSPRLSQLYCTIHQQKSRSEKWEEEGSGARGVEHPKVTSERHRKQKETQKALDQALTSSGSWGPSSALSNKRRARMLNKGIQAGDLEIVNGATKKNTRDVGVTFPTPRSIQSNQRPRDPWHRVGGIFGESDGMVTDHQAAGSKGKQKGQPGSFFMEKRTKRSRLHLPQQGISWFVQAEDLRFESRKENCSNSIPGPGSSWFEPFTTTKPWREPLREKNFQEQQCSKVTQLAAPERDAETRPIQPLVKLTLQEALAVHRPDFISRSGERVKHLKLLMEERRMQSVLQSEPEELFNPPEKRKGYRNASHVLADRGYLIKEKRRAIPKSEMVQRSKRIYEQLPEVQKKREEEKRKSEYNSYRLKAQLYKMKITNRVLGRKVAWN from the exons AGGAGTTCCTGATGTTTCTGGTGCTTCCGAGCAGCATTCAGATCCTTTGCACATCCCAGAAGCTGCCTGGCTGACAGATGTTGATGCTCCCAGTGACTGCTGCTCCTTGTCCCAGCATCCCCTTTCATTCCAGCAGGCAGAACCTAGTGATGCCAGCTATTTGTCTCAGCAAACCTCTCGTTCTTCTGAACCACTTATGAACAAGGAGGCGAGTGAAGACTGCAAAAATGATATTAATGAGAGGGCATCGATCCCCCAGATGGGTGACAAAGCAGTGAACCAAATGGAAGCTTCACTTGTAAAGCAGACCTGTGTTACTTCTACAGAAGATGACTGTTTCATTTGTGACAACAATGTGCTGGCTCCAGTTTTTGagctttcagagaaagaaaaagagttacTGAGGCGTGATGAGTTCTCATCTTCTGAAAACTCCTCTTGTAAAACAGCTTTGACAAAGAATTCAGGAAAAGGTGAAAGAGAGATGCAAATGGAAAAGGTAAAAATGGCTGAGAGTGAGTCAGAAGGGTGCCTGAGACATCCAGAGaggctggaaaaagaaaaagttcctGAGCTTGGTTCTTCTCAGGCATTATCTGATGATTTGAAGAAAGACAGTGGTAAAAGTTCAGGTACACAGGATGTGTTTTCTGCAAAGACTTCAGAAATTGCTGGAGAGTCCAGGGGGCGCCGAGTGGATTTGAGTGACTTTGGAAGCATGAAGTTTGTAGCTGTTCCTAATGAAGTCCAGGGAGCTTTCCTGGATCGTGAGGAGAAGCAAGGTTTGAGAGAGGAGGAGTTGAGCCCCATTGTGCCAAGCACCAGTGATAGTGCCCCCAAACAACCAGTCGTGACCAGCATGGAatctcctccttcctgcagtgaGAATGCCCAAGTGGAAATGGAGCCTGGAGTTCACAAGGCTGAATTAACTATTTCAGATGTTTCCATAGAAAGGGGACATAAAGTTACAGACATTTCCCCTTCGCTTAATTGCATTGTAGATGATGGCTCGTTCTTTAGACACTTCTCCCATCCAAGCTATCAGTCTACTCCAGGGATACTGTTAAACAAAAATGTCAGGGCAGAAGTGGGTGCTCGTGTGATCAAATCAGATGTTCGAGCCTCTCCTTTATGCCTAAACGAAGACAATTCTGGGAAGTCATCTACCAGTACACCTACATCTGTTGAGAAGCAACGTTCTCTCCAGTGTgcccaaaaagaaaacaacaagcaCTTGGACTCCTTAAAACTGAGATATCCTCACACTGGAAGAATTCAGTCACTCCCATCCCTTAATTTCATGGAGAAGGTGGGCACTTGGAATCTGAGCCAGCCAAAGAATATGCCTGATGTGCTGGCTTTAAGTGACCAGGGTGTAATTTCACATAGGAAGAAAGCCTACAGTGCAATTGCCAGTTCTGCAAACAATATTTTGTCAATGCAAAATAGCAGCAGAAACCCTGAAGATTATattgctgctccttctggagGGACGCATTCCctggaaaacattcattttcatgatAAAATCTCAGAGCCTGTCCACCCTCTTCCTAGGTCTCAGTCTGACAACTCAGTAAATGTTGCAAGTAGGAACAACTCCCAGACTGATGTTGTTCAACCAGTTAATACAGAAGCAATGCAGCctctagaagaaaaaagtaatgtttcAGGAGtgcctgaaaataaattagGAGGCTCCTTGATACACCAGCTTACAGCTGAGATTGCTTCTGGGTCTGTTGATAAAGGTAGCAGTGTGGAGCAAACTTCATATCCGGATGCTTTCATTTCCAGTGAAAGAGTTGCTCGCCTCATCAAAGAGGATGGAAACTCTCCAACTGGTGAGCAGGAAAAATGGGATGGTCTTGAAAATCCAAAACTGCCTCGTAACTTAGATGTTGGTCACGTCGGCGTGGACAACTGTGGTGATATTTCCCCAGATAGTCTGAATCTTCCTGCTGCTCATTCTGGGGAAAGCAGCCATCGGGCCTCGGGCTCCCCAGGCTGTTCTTCAGTGGTTTCCAAGCACTTCTTCACCAGTGCAGAAGATGACAACTTCATCTCTGTCAGAGCGACTGCTGTTCTGGAGACTCCAGAGAAAGGAGAGCTTAATATTGAAGAAAGGATCCCC ATCTACCTTCGCAACCTTGGCATCGACCAGTCGCCTGGGACCATACTGACTCCTTTTGTACCCCGAGGACCAATGAGGGAAGTTGAATTTTCCCCTTCAGATCTCAGGACACTGAAGGGCTCCACTGACACACTGACAAGGACCATTCAGCAGCCACCAG GCGAGTTGCTGGCAGCGGTTGATGTTACACAGACGAGTTTCAACTCTGGCACTTCCACTGTCAGCATTTCTATTCCAATGAATTCGGAAACTGGTTCTGATACTTTCTCACCCAGAGAACTCTCTCCCCGCTTCTCGTTACCTTTTGGAGAAAAACCCATGAGTCAGTGCACTGTGTCGTGCCACAAAGTAGAGGTAACTGCTCCTCGTTCCATGCAAGTGGAGACAGAATGTTCAGCTGTCTCCAAACTAGCTGAGCCAAGCCAGCACCTGCAGACTGTTTCACTTGATTGCCATTCGAACAGAGAGAGCCCCGTGCTTGTTGCAAAAAGTGTTCAGGATCTGCTAGCtaaaaaggaatggaaagatGTGAATGGAAGCTCACAGAGATGGACTGTCAGTTCTTTGGCTGGAGTTCAAgatgaaaaggagagaggatCACAAACTTCAAGTGCAGGGAGTGAGAAAAATGAGGGTCAAGaaagtgattctgtgattggaTCTCGTGCATTGCAAGAAATACGTAAACTTCTGGCAGAGGCAGAGAGCATAGCTGGCAGCTGGCCTGACCCTGTCTTTTCCAATGCATCTTCTAGAGAAACTGAGTCTTCTCCAGTGCAGATTGAAAAGGAGGATGGCACCAAGGATTCTGACTTAGTGAAAGACAGAGTCCCTCAGTTTCAGAAGGTCGTGTCATGGGCTGAGAGTATGAAGCAAAGCAGTATCCAAGAGGGATCAATTCCAAAGCCTCTGAATTCTTGCAAAGATGATTTAAAATGGGAATGTTCTTTTGATGCCAGTTTGTGCAGTTGTGAAGGTGTGGTGGAGATGACTGAAGAGTTTAGGACAGGAAAATCTGTAGGAAGGTCTGAGCCAGAAGGCTGTAGCAGTGTAACTACAGACAGAAACCAGCCTGCTGTTGTGGCTGTTGCACGAAGCAGTGCAAATAGTGAGCTCAGCACTGAAAGGCCTTCAGAGTTGGAGAATCCCTCTCCATCAGAGCCTCGAGGAAGTGTCATCAATGTGCCAGGAAGCTTCCAGAACGAGTTATCTAAAGCTAATGTTGCTGTAAGCACGGCAGGAGGCATACAACAAAGCAGTGGCAGTAGCAGTGGAGATTCATTAGCTGCCCGTGTGAAAAACCTTCTGGGGAATCCTTTGATGCCTGTAGGCAGCACTGCTGATATCTCAGGAGGCTTCCAAAGCATGATGTCAAAAACAAGTGCAGctggaagcaaagcagaaggcGTGCAAGAGAGTGATGGCAGTAGCAGTGGGGACTCACTGGTTGCCCGTGTCAAAAACCTGCTGGGGAATCCTTCAGAGACTTCAGGCAGCACCACCAATGTCCCAGGAGGCTTCCAGAGCATGTTGTCAAAAACAAGTGCAGCTGGAAGCAAGGCAGGAGGCGTGCAAGAGAGCGATGGCAGTAGCAGTGCAGACTCTCTGTCTGCCCGTGTCAAAAGCCTTCTGAGAAATGGATCATCTCTAGTGCCTGCAACACCAATTCTGAGGAGTGATGatgaagaggagaggaaagcacGAG CATGGGTGAAACTAAAGCTGGCCAGCCGATCTGAGGAAGCTGCGTTGGACTTGAATGAAGAGGACCGACAAAGGATAGAGGAAATAaaggcagaactgctgctgagtGCCAAGAGATCTGGACAAGCCAAG ggTAAATGGAGTTACATTTCAGAAGCTACTTCTCTGTATAGCTGTAATCAGGAAGCAGACAAAGAGCATTCCAGAGCTTCAAGTGACAAGAGATTTCATTCTGACAGCCACACACAAGCCTTGGGGACTAAGGAGATTTTAAAGCCAAGCTTACAACATGTTGTGCCATTGTATAGAGCTGAACTTTCAGACTGTTGTTCACTGAAGAATACCCAGCTTAAATCCTTAAGTACTGCAGAACCTCCTACCTGCAGGCAGGTTGCAAGTAGCCATTCTGGCTGTGTTGGCCTTCATCTgccactgcagaagcagcaggacacACGTGTGAGGAGCTTTACGGCTGCTTCTGatgcacagacagaaaaagtcccttcaccagcacagaagcagctgtcTTTTCCAGAGTGCTCTGAAGAGATGTCAAAGCAAATTACATCCATCACCTTTTCATCCCGAAGGCGTTTTCAATCACCGTTGACTTCCGTGGTACTCGATGGCTTTTTTAGTGGAGATGATCTTGATGAGATAATGCCTTTGGAGACGGATTCAGCCACTGCTGAGGAACAGAGCCATGGCAAAAAGCACTGGGAGAGATCTGAGATCTGTCCTCCTTCAAGTCCGGCTCTGGCTGGCTCACCATCTGATGAAATTGCATTTCCTGCTGACAAAGACACGATTCGTGATGTCTCTCCTGACGGTAACAGAGATGGAGCTTATCAAGAAACAGACTGTTTGTCAGATCGGAAGTCTGTAGCCGTCTATGCTGATGAGAGACAGACTCCCAGTGCAAAAAATCTTGACGCTCTGTCTCAAGATGTGACTGAATTGGGCAGGCATGGCGCCAGACTTCTGGGGCTTGACTGCGATAGAAAATTCAGTCAAGGGATGAAGGGCCTTCATGAGCCCCATTCTATAAGCTCTTACcaacaggagaaaagcagccCTACCAGCCATGTCCAATTGTGTGAGAGCTTAGAAGGTTCTGATCCAGCCACACAGACTGATTTGCCAAAGGACCGTGGGAAGCTgttggaagaagagaaaagtcCTTCTGATGCAGTGCCTCTCATTCAGAAAGAAGTTGCTGGAGAGCAAACTGGTGCGTCTCAGCATTCATCTCCAGATGAGATTTTATCCACCACGTCTCCTTCATCACCAATTAAGAAAGTACTGTCTTGCGTCCACATCACTCTTTCCCCAAAATGTAATAACTCGGAGCCGCACAGGGACTTGAATACTGAAAGTGAGATGAGATTGGGGGACAAACTTGAAGTGAATTCTCAACCAGTGCCTTTAAAATCTCCAAAAACTTTATTAGAAGCTGTTTCTAAATTACCCACTGCTGAGCTTATTCCAGAAGATCAGAGATGCTCATCTTTCCCAGTGCCTTCAGCAGAGCCCTGCCTGGCGTTTTCCTCTGTTCcaagcactgcagggcaggaggtgccTTTGCATGGCAGTGAGAAACTGCAGGCTGTGAATTCAGGTGGTTGTAGTCTGAAGAATATCTGCAACTGCACAGATCCtgcaaaaagcaggaaaagcactTCTGATGCTACCACTCAGATCACAGAAAGCCCTGGAAAAACAACCTTCTCGGCAGAGATCTATGTTAATTCACAAGACCCTGAAAGTTCTGCCCATCGGTCTTCAatccagaaagcaaaagaatttcCCCAAAATACAACTTCATCTCTTAACAGGACTTCCTCTTTCCCAAGGCAGGGTG CAGGTCAGCCATTACTGCTGCCATATAAACCTTCTGGAAGTACCGAGATGTATTATGTTCCTTACCAAAAAACAGGAGCTAAAATTTCTTCACTTGGATCAGAAAAGAGCG gatCAAATGATGCTCTTCCCTCAGGGCTTCCAGCAGATGTGCTTGGTGTACAGGATGATAAGCCTCCAGGCACTACAGCTATCAAGCATAAAGAGGGAGTCTGCTGTAAGAGAGCCAAGCCCAAGCTTGCCTGGGCTGAAGAGCAAATGACAGCCCAGGAAGGTGCTCCAG GAAGTCATCATTTAAAGTCAGTGAACACCACTCAGTCAGTCTTCAAGTCTGCACAGTTCTACCTCCACCATCCAGTGCCCCTCTTGTCCCACAGCGAGCTCTCGGAGGACTCTTCTGGTGTGGGACACACTGGAATTTCCTCCAGCACTGTCCTTCAGAATTGGAGGAAGGCACATCGACAGAGATGTGTTTTGTCTGCCCACCGGAAGAAAGATGGCGACCGTGAATTCTTCCCACTCGTTGCAGAAGCAGATCACAGCAAGAACGAGGATCTAAACATCGATACATCTTTGAGTAATGAAACCCCAAGAGAGGAGTTGCTTCAGCGGGGCGGGagagaagcagaacaaatgGCAGCTCGTAGCCAAACGAGTCACCTTTGTGAGAATGTAGTTAAAGACCTGCCTGTGAGACAGAGAACCCACTCTGCTGGTAGCTTAGATGAGCTGTGGGTTCAGTTTTTGGAGCGCCAGAAGAGGTACCAGCAGCAGGATTTTCGGCGTAAAGGTGAGCTGAGCCTTGTTGAACGTCTCGATCGATTAGCCAGGGTCCTTCAGAACCCCATCAGGTATACACTGACACCAGCAAAACCAGAAAGGAATGCTTCTGAAAAACCAAGAGAGGtaaaagagcaggagaaaacaagAGTGCTGGAGAAGAGCGTGCCTGAAAGTACCTTGGAGCCCCATGCAGCACGTGTTAAAGGGAGGCCACGTATCAGCTGTCGTGAAAGAAGCTTTGTTGAGCTCAGGAAAAATAGGTCAGGAGAGAAAGTTCCCTGCCACACTAATGAAATTTCAGAACACCAGCAGTATTTGGACACTTCTAGTGACACTTGCTCAGAGAGAAGGCTTAGTAAAGAACTCTGCACCACAATCAGTTCCACCATCTCAGAATCAGATGCAGTAACACAAACGGACATAGAAACTACGACTCAGACTGAGGTGAGCAGTTCTGTTTCCACCATTGACACTGCCAGACTGGTCAGGGCTTTTGGGCACAGAAGAGTGCAGCTGTCACCAAGACTCTCCCAGCTTTATTGTACCATCCACCAGCAGAAAAGCCGCTCTGAAAagtgggaggaggaaggcagcgGAGCGAGGGGTGTAGAACATCCAAAGGTTACTTCTGAGAGacacaggaaacagaaagagaCCCAG AAGGCATTGGATCAAGCTTTGACAAGCAGTGGTTCCTGGGGACCAAGCTCAGCTCTCAGCAACAAGCGACGCGCACGGATGTTAAACAAAGGTATCCAAGCAG GAGACTTGGAGATTGTGAATGGTGCAACGAAGAAAAACACTCGAGATGTTGGTGTGACTTTCCCTACCCCAAGATCCATCCAGTCAAATCAACGGCCGCGGGATCCCTGGCATCGTGTCGGTGGTATTTTTGGAGAGTCAGATGGCATGGTCACAGATCACCAGGCAGCAGGAAGCAAGGGTAAGCAGAAGGGACAGCCAGGCAGTTTTTTCAtggagaaaaggacaaaaaggagCAGACTGCATTTACCACAACAAG GGATTTCATGGTTTGTCCAAGCAGAGGATTTGAGGTTTGAATCTAGGAAAGAAAACTGTTCCAATTCCATCCCTGGTCCTGGTTCATCTTGGTTTGAACCCTTCACCACCACGAAGCCCTGGAGAGAGCCTCTGAGAGAGAAGAACTTtcaagagcagcagtgcagcaaagtGACTCAGCTTGCAGCTCCAGAAAGAGATGCTGAGACCAGGCCCATCCAGCCACTGGTGAAGCTTACGCTGCAG GAGGCTCTTGCAGTGCATCGCCCCGATTTCATCTCCCGCTCCGGTGAGCGCGTGAAGCACCTGAAGCTTTTAatggaggagaggagaatgCAGAGCGTGCTGCAGTCTGAACCAGAAGAGCTTTTTAATCCtccagagaaaaggaagggCTACAGGAATGCAAGTCATGTGCTGGCTGACAGAG GTTATCtgattaaagaaaagagaagagcaatTCCAAAGAGTGAGATGGTTCAAAGATCTAAACG GATCTATGAGCAGCTGCCAGAGGTGCAGAAGAAGcgagaggaagaaaaaagaaaatctgagtaCAACTCATATCGCCTGAAAGCACAGCTGTACAAAATG